Proteins encoded together in one Janthinobacterium tructae window:
- a CDS encoding DUF799 domain-containing protein: MMSRMLKMALCLGPAIFMVGCATKQAAYDYTAFKAAKPRSIVVLPPLNNSPEVNAGNSVYAQVTYPLAEAGYYVLPVAVVGETFKQNGLTNAADIHGVDAKKLNEIFGADAGLYVTISKYGTTYAVIDSVTVVSVDAKLVDLKTGALLWQGAASASSNEGNNSGGGGLVGMLVTAAVKQIINTSTDASHPIAGTANARLLSAGVPNGLLYGPRSERYLAQ; the protein is encoded by the coding sequence ATGATGTCGCGCATGTTGAAAATGGCCCTGTGCCTGGGTCCCGCCATCTTCATGGTCGGTTGCGCCACCAAGCAGGCCGCGTATGACTACACGGCCTTCAAGGCGGCCAAACCCCGTTCCATCGTGGTCTTGCCGCCGTTGAACAACTCGCCGGAAGTCAATGCCGGCAACAGCGTCTACGCGCAAGTGACCTATCCGCTGGCCGAAGCGGGCTACTATGTGCTGCCGGTGGCCGTGGTCGGTGAAACCTTCAAGCAGAACGGCTTGACGAATGCCGCCGATATCCACGGTGTCGATGCGAAAAAGCTCAACGAGATCTTTGGCGCCGATGCGGGCCTGTACGTGACGATTTCCAAGTACGGCACCACGTATGCCGTGATCGACAGCGTGACCGTGGTGTCGGTCGATGCCAAGCTGGTCGACCTGAAGACGGGCGCCTTGCTGTGGCAGGGCGCGGCCAGCGCTTCTAGCAACGAAGGCAATAACAGCGGTGGCGGCGGCCTGGTCGGCATGCTGGTGACGGCGGCGGTCAAGCAGATCATCAACACCAGCACCGATGCCAGCCATCCTATCGCCGGCACGGCGAATGCGCGCTTGCTGTCGGCCGGGGTGCCGAACGGCTTGTTGTACGGCCCCCGTTCGGAACGCTACCTGGCGCAGTAA
- a CDS encoding YbfB/YjiJ family MFS transporter, which translates to MPTHDHSPAHPLATALALSLGAAIALGLSRFSYGLLLPPMRADLGWSYLLAGAMNTFNALGYFLGALATPALMRRLGVWRLLIAGCVLASVFMLMSGLVSDTTTLFLQRVCAGVASAFIFIAGGVLAARLGSMHSQRAGFYIGLYYGGTGFGIALSALLVPAALVAAQEHGAAHAWQWPWLALGIACLLATAIMAVPAKAIGEAPRALDTPRRFAWRDFAPSLAGYFMFGVGYIGYMTFVIALLKQQGMPPARITVFYTLLGLAVVASSRIWARMLDRYKGGESLAILNAVLGAVSILPALTSFVPVVFLSGLVFGAVFLSVVASTTALVRHNLPQQSWTAGITAYTTVFALGQIVGPIAVGWIADGPAGLERGLIASAIALFIGAALAARQKALAPAA; encoded by the coding sequence ATGCCGACACACGATCATTCCCCGGCCCATCCGCTGGCCACGGCGCTGGCACTCTCGCTGGGCGCCGCCATTGCGCTGGGCCTGTCGCGCTTTTCGTATGGCTTGCTGCTGCCGCCCATGCGCGCCGACCTGGGCTGGTCTTACCTGCTGGCAGGGGCCATGAACACCTTCAATGCGCTCGGCTATTTCCTGGGGGCCCTGGCCACGCCGGCCCTGATGCGCCGCCTGGGCGTGTGGCGCTTGCTGATCGCCGGCTGCGTGCTGGCCAGCGTCTTCATGCTGATGTCGGGCCTCGTCAGCGATACGACCACCCTGTTCCTGCAGCGCGTGTGCGCGGGCGTGGCCAGCGCCTTCATTTTCATCGCCGGCGGCGTGCTGGCGGCGCGGCTCGGTTCCATGCACAGCCAGCGCGCCGGCTTCTACATCGGCCTGTATTACGGCGGCACGGGCTTCGGTATTGCGCTGTCGGCCCTGCTGGTGCCGGCGGCGCTGGTGGCCGCACAGGAGCATGGCGCCGCGCATGCCTGGCAATGGCCCTGGCTGGCACTGGGCATCGCCTGCCTGCTCGCCACCGCCATCATGGCCGTGCCGGCGAAAGCCATCGGCGAAGCGCCGCGCGCCCTCGACACGCCACGGCGCTTCGCCTGGCGCGATTTCGCCCCCAGCCTGGCCGGCTACTTCATGTTTGGCGTCGGCTATATCGGCTACATGACCTTCGTCATCGCCCTGCTCAAGCAGCAAGGCATGCCACCGGCGCGCATCACCGTGTTCTACACCCTGCTGGGCCTGGCGGTAGTGGCGTCGTCGCGCATCTGGGCGCGCATGCTCGACCGCTACAAAGGCGGCGAATCGCTGGCGATCCTGAATGCCGTGCTGGGCGCGGTGAGCATCCTGCCCGCACTGACCAGCTTTGTGCCCGTCGTCTTCCTCTCCGGCCTGGTCTTCGGCGCCGTGTTCCTGTCGGTGGTGGCCTCGACGACGGCCCTGGTGCGGCATAATCTGCCGCAGCAATCGTGGACGGCTGGCATCACGGCCTACACGACGGTGTTCGCCCTGGGCCAGATCGTCGGCCCCATCGCGGTCGGCTGGATCGCGGACGGCCCGGCAGGACTGGAGCGGGGCTTGATCGCCTCGGCCATCGCCCTCTTCATCGGCGCCGCATTGGCCGCGCGGCAAAAGGCGCTGGCGCCGGCCGCATAG
- a CDS encoding response regulator transcription factor — translation MRVLLVEDDPMIGESLVEGLRGECYAVDWVRDGHDAELALAGFAYDLMLLDLGLPGKEGMDVLRATRARGAELPVLIITARDGTRARVEGLDSGADDYLVKPFDLDELLARIRALLRRRVSRSRSVIEHGALTLDLASHDVSYEGTQVKLAPREFSVLRALLDHPGRVVSKRQLSEKLYGWDSEVESNTVDVYVYQLRKKFGADCIQTVRGVGYKMREASC, via the coding sequence GTGCGCGTGTTGCTGGTGGAAGATGATCCGATGATCGGGGAAAGCCTGGTCGAGGGCTTGCGCGGCGAGTGCTATGCCGTGGACTGGGTACGCGACGGCCACGATGCGGAGCTGGCGCTGGCCGGCTTTGCCTACGATCTGATGCTGCTGGACCTGGGCTTGCCCGGCAAGGAGGGTATGGACGTGCTGCGCGCCACGCGCGCGCGGGGCGCCGAGCTGCCCGTGCTGATCATCACGGCGCGCGACGGCACGCGGGCCCGCGTCGAGGGGCTCGACAGCGGCGCCGACGATTACCTGGTGAAACCGTTCGACCTCGATGAATTGCTGGCGCGCATACGCGCGCTGCTGCGCCGCCGGGTCAGCCGTTCGCGCTCCGTCATCGAGCATGGCGCGCTGACCCTGGACCTGGCCAGCCACGACGTCAGCTACGAAGGCACACAGGTCAAGCTGGCGCCGCGCGAATTTTCCGTGCTGCGCGCCTTGCTCGACCATCCGGGCAGGGTGGTGTCGAAGCGGCAACTGAGCGAAAAGCTGTACGGCTGGGATAGCGAAGTGGAAAGCAATACCGTCGACGTGTACGTGTACCAGCTGCGCAAGAAGTTCGGCGCGGACTGCATCCAGACCGTGCGCGGCGTGGGCTACAAGATGCGGGAAGCATCTTGCTGA
- a CDS encoding VOC family protein, producing METNRLHRGRLIDHIQLVVRDLKASENFYKAVMSVLDIPVFSTESDYFVADELVVSSSSSVTAMGKLTGRHHLAFQAKDRATVDAFYNAALAHGGQDNGPPGVRAYHPGYYAAFVLDPDGNNIEAVYQGVAKRSAPSVTLDF from the coding sequence ATGGAAACCAATCGACTTCATCGCGGCCGCCTGATTGACCACATACAGCTTGTGGTACGCGATCTTAAGGCAAGCGAAAATTTTTACAAGGCGGTCATGTCCGTGCTGGATATACCGGTTTTCAGCACCGAAAGTGATTACTTCGTGGCCGATGAGCTTGTCGTATCCTCCTCAAGCAGCGTGACCGCTATGGGCAAGTTGACTGGGCGTCATCATCTGGCTTTTCAAGCGAAAGATCGCGCGACGGTCGATGCCTTCTACAACGCTGCGTTGGCGCACGGAGGGCAGGACAATGGCCCACCAGGCGTGCGGGCCTACCATCCAGGATATTACGCTGCCTTCGTACTCGACCCCGATGGGAATAATATTGAGGCCGTTTACCAAGGTGTAGCAAAGCGCAGCGCGCCGTCAGTTACCCTTGATTTCTAA
- a CDS encoding DUF4810 domain-containing protein, giving the protein MKTMMNKGAALLAMLACAALTGCATQSKTLYQWEGYQPQVYEYLKGESPEQQIAAMEKDLQVIAAKGNHAPPGYHAHLGMLYSIAGKPEQVAAQFEDEKKLFPESTPYMDFLLGKMKKGEKL; this is encoded by the coding sequence ATGAAAACAATGATGAACAAGGGCGCAGCCCTGCTGGCCATGCTCGCCTGTGCCGCCCTGACCGGTTGCGCCACGCAGTCGAAAACCCTGTACCAATGGGAAGGCTACCAGCCGCAAGTGTACGAGTATCTGAAAGGCGAAAGCCCCGAGCAGCAGATCGCCGCCATGGAAAAAGACCTGCAAGTTATCGCTGCGAAGGGCAATCACGCGCCGCCGGGCTACCACGCCCACCTGGGCATGCTGTACTCGATCGCGGGCAAGCCGGAGCAGGTCGCCGCGCAATTCGAAGACGAGAAAAAACTGTTCCCGGAATCGACGCCGTACATGGACTTCCTGTTGGGTAAAATGAAAAAAGGCGAGAAATTATGA
- a CDS encoding BON domain-containing protein, with translation MITDNDIKTQVEQELLWDPRLDPTHIGVSVNDHVVTLSGFVHAYSHKLHAERDTQCLSGVLGVANDIEVRPHSRLDAEIAHDAIAAIALQLPVSSKTIKVIVEHGHVRLEGTVDWNYQREHAQLALRHVHGIRSIESAIEISHKAIPADIKARIQAALKRSALIEASGIKVEAEGDAVILSGKVRSWTERDEVERAAWMAPGITAVTNQLQVGS, from the coding sequence ATGATTACCGACAACGACATCAAGACACAAGTCGAGCAGGAACTGCTGTGGGACCCGCGTCTTGATCCCACTCATATCGGCGTCTCGGTCAACGACCACGTCGTCACGCTATCGGGCTTTGTGCACGCCTACAGCCACAAGCTGCACGCCGAGCGCGACACGCAATGCCTGTCTGGCGTGCTGGGCGTGGCCAACGACATCGAGGTGCGCCCCCACTCGCGGCTGGACGCGGAAATTGCCCACGATGCCATCGCCGCCATCGCGCTGCAACTGCCCGTATCGTCGAAAACGATCAAGGTCATCGTCGAACACGGCCATGTCAGGCTGGAAGGCACGGTGGACTGGAACTACCAGCGCGAGCACGCGCAACTGGCACTGCGCCATGTCCATGGCATACGCAGCATCGAGAGCGCCATCGAGATCAGCCACAAGGCCATCCCGGCCGATATCAAGGCGCGCATCCAGGCGGCCCTCAAGCGCAGCGCCCTCATCGAGGCCAGCGGCATCAAGGTCGAGGCGGAAGGCGATGCGGTCATCCTGAGCGGCAAGGTGCGTTCCTGGACTGAGCGCGACGAGGTCGAGCGCGCGGCCTGGATGGCGCCCGGCATCACCGCCGTCACGAACCAGCTTCAGGTTGGCAGCTGA
- a CDS encoding ankyrin repeat domain-containing protein, translating to MNTDARKIPATMDAETLEFIQGLFALVREGDTQQLGAMLAQGVPVNFRNEKGDSLIMLASYLGHLETSRLLLEAGADANVPNDQGQTPLAGVAYKGYLEIAELLLKHGASVEGASPDGKTPLMMAAMFNRLAIFELLLRHGARIDAVDSRGMTAVSLAKSMNAQETLARLVSLGQTA from the coding sequence ATGAACACCGATGCACGAAAAATCCCGGCAACGATGGATGCCGAAACGCTGGAATTCATCCAGGGCCTGTTTGCCCTGGTGCGCGAAGGCGACACGCAGCAACTGGGCGCCATGCTCGCGCAAGGGGTGCCCGTCAACTTCCGCAACGAAAAAGGCGACAGCCTGATCATGCTGGCCAGCTACCTCGGCCACCTGGAAACGTCGCGCCTGCTGCTCGAAGCGGGCGCCGACGCCAACGTGCCCAACGACCAGGGCCAGACGCCGCTGGCCGGCGTGGCCTACAAGGGCTACCTGGAGATCGCCGAACTGCTGCTCAAGCATGGCGCCAGCGTGGAAGGCGCCAGCCCGGACGGCAAGACACCGTTGATGATGGCCGCCATGTTCAACCGTCTGGCCATCTTCGAGCTGCTGCTGCGGCACGGCGCGCGCATCGATGCCGTGGACAGCCGCGGCATGACTGCCGTTTCGCTGGCCAAGTCCATGAATGCACAGGAGACGCTGGCCCGCCTGGTCAGCCTGGGGCAGACGGCCTGA
- a CDS encoding NAD(P)H-dependent oxidoreductase, protein MSALLETLQWRYATKKMDPTKTVPQDKVERILEAVRLTASSSGLHPYEVFVVTNPALREQIKPHAWNQSQVTDASHLLVFAAWDNYTVERINARFDLVNTVRGFKNEGWEAYRQQILATYPQRDAETNYQHAARQAYIGVGTALIAAAQEKVDSTPMEGFDPAKVDEILNLREKGLRSVVMLPLGYRADEGDWLVDLKKVRPAREQFITELA, encoded by the coding sequence ATGTCCGCACTGCTCGAAACACTGCAATGGCGCTACGCCACCAAGAAGATGGACCCGACGAAAACGGTGCCGCAAGACAAGGTCGAGCGCATCCTGGAAGCCGTGCGCCTGACGGCCAGCTCCAGCGGACTGCACCCGTATGAAGTGTTCGTCGTGACGAATCCGGCCCTGCGCGAGCAGATCAAACCGCACGCGTGGAACCAGTCGCAAGTGACGGACGCCTCGCATTTGCTGGTGTTTGCCGCCTGGGACAATTACACGGTAGAACGCATCAACGCGCGCTTTGACCTGGTCAATACCGTGCGCGGCTTCAAGAATGAAGGCTGGGAAGCGTACCGCCAGCAGATCCTGGCCACGTATCCGCAGCGCGACGCGGAAACCAACTACCAGCACGCGGCGCGCCAGGCGTATATCGGCGTGGGCACGGCCCTGATCGCCGCAGCGCAGGAAAAAGTCGATTCGACGCCGATGGAAGGCTTTGATCCGGCCAAGGTCGATGAAATCCTGAACCTGCGCGAAAAAGGCCTGCGCTCCGTCGTCATGCTGCCGCTGGGCTACCGCGCCGACGAAGGCGACTGGCTGGTGGACCTGAAAAAAGTGCGCCCTGCGCGCGAGCAATTCATCACCGAGCTGGCGTAA
- a CDS encoding universal stress protein: protein MYKTILMYADQFSGFERRLQVAAALASDAQSHLIGTVASGGPQLDYLVYGAVTLAPPPPIDYDPLRDAAREQLARFDERCRQLGVASYETRFQDSSATDALILQSLYCDLVITGQSDLSDRSLIWSTRLPAYLALHSARPLLVIPEGDGPVTIPGRSIVIGWNATAEASRAVAGALPLLLRAQRVQIVVLNPRQHFGQHGQEPGADLATYLARHGVRAEVSRSETSEECGTALCRLAQDSGADLIVAGAFGRSRFQEWVLGGTTHSLLSQSRLPLLLGH from the coding sequence ATGTACAAGACCATCCTGATGTATGCCGACCAGTTTTCCGGTTTCGAACGGCGCCTGCAAGTGGCAGCGGCGCTCGCCAGCGACGCTCAATCCCATCTGATAGGAACGGTCGCCAGCGGCGGGCCGCAACTCGATTACCTGGTCTACGGGGCGGTCACGCTGGCGCCGCCCCCGCCGATCGATTACGACCCATTGCGCGACGCGGCGCGGGAACAGCTGGCCCGCTTCGACGAGCGCTGCCGCCAGCTGGGCGTCGCCTCGTACGAAACGCGCTTTCAGGACAGCAGCGCGACCGATGCGCTGATACTGCAGTCGCTGTACTGCGATCTGGTCATCACGGGCCAGAGCGATCTGAGCGACCGGTCGCTCATCTGGTCGACACGCCTGCCGGCCTATCTCGCGCTGCACAGCGCCCGTCCCCTGCTGGTCATACCCGAGGGCGATGGCCCGGTGACCATCCCCGGCCGCTCCATCGTCATCGGCTGGAATGCCACCGCCGAGGCCAGCCGCGCGGTCGCTGGCGCGCTGCCGCTGCTGCTGCGGGCGCAACGCGTGCAGATCGTCGTCCTGAACCCGCGCCAGCATTTTGGACAGCATGGACAGGAGCCCGGAGCCGACCTGGCCACCTACCTGGCACGCCATGGCGTGCGCGCGGAAGTGAGCCGCAGCGAAACCAGCGAAGAATGCGGTACGGCACTATGCCGCCTGGCCCAGGACAGCGGCGCAGACCTGATCGTGGCAGGGGCATTCGGCCGCAGCCGCTTCCAGGAATGGGTGCTTGGCGGAACAACGCACAGCCTGCTGAGCCAGTCCCGCCTGCCGCTATTGCTGGGCCATTGA
- a CDS encoding CsgG/HfaB family protein, which produces MNKNKPGALLIAALIGAALAGCASESSQALAVPTVASAARPYVGPRTLIAVGKFDNRSNFMRGIFSDGVDRLGSQSKTILIAHLQTSNRFNVLDRDNMAELKQEAEFKKQGQNIKGADFVVTGDVTEFGRKEVGDKQLFGIMGRGKTQVAYAKVTLNVVNIATSEVVYSAAGAGEYSLSNREVLGFGGTASYDATLNGKVLDLAMREAVERLVAGVEAGALRKQ; this is translated from the coding sequence ATGAACAAGAATAAACCCGGCGCGTTGTTGATTGCAGCGCTGATTGGCGCGGCCTTGGCTGGCTGCGCTTCCGAATCCTCGCAAGCTTTGGCTGTCCCCACGGTTGCGAGTGCAGCCCGTCCCTACGTTGGTCCACGCACGCTGATCGCTGTCGGTAAATTCGACAACCGATCGAACTTCATGCGCGGTATCTTTTCCGATGGCGTCGACCGCCTGGGCAGCCAGTCGAAAACGATTCTGATTGCACACCTGCAGACGTCCAACCGTTTCAACGTGCTTGATCGCGACAACATGGCAGAACTCAAGCAGGAAGCCGAGTTCAAGAAGCAGGGCCAGAACATCAAGGGCGCGGACTTCGTCGTGACCGGCGACGTGACCGAATTCGGCCGCAAGGAAGTGGGCGACAAACAGTTGTTCGGCATCATGGGCCGCGGCAAGACGCAAGTGGCATATGCCAAGGTCACATTGAACGTCGTCAATATCGCCACCTCGGAAGTCGTGTATTCGGCGGCCGGCGCCGGCGAATACAGCTTGTCGAACCGTGAAGTGCTGGGCTTTGGCGGCACCGCCAGTTATGACGCCACCCTGAACGGCAAAGTGCTGGACCTGGCCATGCGCGAAGCGGTCGAGCGCCTGGTCGCCGGCGTCGAAGCGGGCGCATTGCGCAAACAATAA
- a CDS encoding AAA family ATPase: protein MLNDVEVRRNVEHELSCVAQIESPAVVVSVHHGVVTLSGLVHDFVGKIRAGRCATGVAGVAGVLNKIEVALVGQERSNADLARAAVAAVKAQLPSSADAITVAAQDGTLRLEGTLGWNYQRKRAEEAVYALRGVRGVENRIALEHAGPAGEIRWKRRLPSHMNGVIRAVRQNAAAQPVPVRAGGHAAGRKGTLPPLAQGPMPAAQSEQQWPDTGQGIEKHAVSRQTRLLHRLARRLESDDARVRLIVTDISRIMLVGDLAYKFKKALQRDVLDYSTLSARRYACEEELRLNRRLAPELYLGLASITGTRACPAIDGDGPVLEYAVRMRRFDQSALWQERLNAGQLGADEVSALALLLADFHAGAARATPESPWGNGALIVARTQEDVAGIAAVLDNTRQRAMLDEIAAWLTRQEQALAPLFARRKADGWVRECHGDLHCGNILTLAGQVRIFDGIEFNTALRWIDVAQDLAFAWMDLQCQGRRGLAARLLNDYLERCGDYGSLALLPYYRVQRALVRCKVFLLRSLAGSRGRSAALLQAQRYLAFAHACIIPAAPALLIACGLAGSGKSWLSNALVEPLEVVRLRSDVERKRLFAGPAGTGTKALPAQGIYDQAANVATYRRLARLAQQGLAAGFVMVVDATFLERRRRLALRALARHSQVPFLLLHVDAPLPVLASRLAARARAGTDPSDADMAVLACQMERWAKQGLRPDEAADVIEIANGADFGAEALASVLAQVRQALQRRAAASEPHLNTT from the coding sequence ATGTTGAACGATGTTGAAGTAAGGCGGAATGTCGAGCATGAGCTCAGCTGTGTTGCCCAGATAGAGTCACCTGCCGTCGTGGTGTCCGTGCATCATGGAGTCGTCACCTTGTCGGGGCTGGTGCATGATTTCGTTGGCAAGATACGGGCCGGGCGTTGCGCCACCGGCGTGGCCGGGGTGGCTGGCGTGCTCAACAAGATCGAAGTGGCGCTCGTGGGGCAGGAGCGCTCGAATGCGGACCTGGCGCGCGCGGCGGTGGCGGCCGTCAAGGCGCAGTTGCCCAGCTCCGCCGATGCCATCACGGTGGCGGCGCAGGACGGCACGCTGCGGCTGGAAGGGACGCTGGGCTGGAACTATCAGCGCAAGCGGGCCGAGGAAGCGGTATATGCCTTGCGTGGGGTGCGCGGCGTCGAGAACCGCATTGCTCTGGAGCACGCAGGCCCCGCCGGTGAAATACGCTGGAAAAGGCGGCTACCTTCCCACATGAATGGCGTCATCCGCGCTGTCCGGCAGAACGCGGCCGCGCAGCCTGTCCCTGTGCGCGCCGGCGGCCACGCGGCAGGGCGGAAGGGAACGTTGCCGCCGCTTGCCCAAGGGCCGATGCCTGCGGCGCAAAGCGAGCAGCAGTGGCCTGACACCGGGCAGGGCATCGAGAAGCACGCGGTCTCGCGGCAGACCAGGCTATTGCACCGTCTGGCACGTCGCCTTGAAAGCGACGATGCGCGGGTGCGGCTCATCGTCACCGACATTTCACGCATCATGCTGGTGGGCGACCTGGCCTACAAGTTTAAGAAGGCCCTGCAGCGCGACGTGCTCGATTACAGTACCTTGTCGGCACGGCGGTATGCATGCGAGGAAGAGTTGCGCTTGAATCGGCGCCTGGCGCCGGAGTTGTACCTGGGCCTGGCAAGCATCACCGGCACGCGGGCATGCCCCGCCATTGACGGCGACGGGCCGGTACTCGAGTATGCCGTGCGCATGCGTCGCTTTGACCAGTCCGCCCTGTGGCAGGAGCGCCTGAATGCCGGCCAGCTTGGCGCGGATGAAGTCAGCGCCCTGGCGCTGTTGCTGGCGGATTTTCATGCCGGCGCTGCGCGGGCGACACCCGAGTCGCCCTGGGGCAATGGCGCCTTGATCGTTGCCCGCACCCAGGAGGATGTGGCCGGCATTGCCGCCGTGCTCGACAACACGCGCCAGCGTGCCATGCTCGACGAGATTGCGGCCTGGTTGACGCGGCAGGAACAAGCCCTGGCGCCGCTATTTGCCCGGCGCAAGGCCGACGGCTGGGTGCGCGAATGCCACGGTGATTTGCATTGTGGCAACATCCTGACCCTGGCCGGCCAGGTTCGCATATTTGACGGCATTGAATTTAACACTGCATTGCGCTGGATCGACGTGGCGCAGGACCTGGCCTTTGCCTGGATGGACCTGCAATGCCAGGGGCGCCGCGGCCTGGCCGCCCGCTTGCTGAACGATTATCTGGAGCGTTGCGGCGACTACGGCAGCCTGGCGCTGCTGCCATATTACCGGGTGCAACGGGCGCTGGTACGCTGCAAGGTGTTCCTGTTGCGCTCCCTCGCTGGCAGCCGCGGACGCTCTGCCGCATTGCTGCAGGCGCAGCGCTATCTGGCCTTCGCGCATGCATGCATCATACCCGCCGCGCCGGCGCTGCTGATTGCCTGTGGACTGGCCGGCAGCGGCAAGTCATGGCTGAGCAATGCGCTGGTCGAGCCGCTGGAGGTGGTGCGGCTGCGCTCGGATGTCGAGCGCAAGCGCCTGTTTGCCGGCCCTGCAGGCACTGGCACCAAAGCCTTGCCGGCGCAGGGGATATATGACCAGGCCGCTAACGTTGCGACCTACCGGCGCCTGGCGCGGCTCGCGCAGCAGGGGCTGGCTGCCGGTTTCGTGATGGTAGTGGATGCCACTTTCCTGGAGCGTCGACGGCGCCTGGCCTTGCGCGCCTTGGCGCGCCACAGCCAGGTGCCGTTCCTGCTGCTGCACGTCGATGCGCCGCTGCCGGTGCTGGCATCGCGCCTGGCCGCGCGGGCGCGTGCCGGCACCGACCCTTCCGATGCGGACATGGCCGTTCTCGCCTGCCAGATGGAGCGCTGGGCTAAGCAGGGCTTGCGCCCGGACGAAGCGGCAGATGTCATCGAGATCGCCAATGGCGCCGATTTCGGCGCCGAAGCGCTGGCATCGGTGCTGGCACAGGTGCGCCAGGCCTTGCAGCGGCGCGCCGCCGCAAGCGAGCCGCATCTGAATACGACATGA
- a CDS encoding ATP-binding protein, with protein sequence MLTIRRQLLLGLLAATLLCVLGAGISLFRSLLEETNELADLQLRQLAVALPDEFEPQTGSPAAQEPEEAFVLQAWGEDGQPLPVLPDQPVMPRYALAGFADVTLRGEDWRLYGETRRGRYVQVAQAQAVRDQLAWQMTMRAGAPLLAFALILALLIVVVVGRALAPLHRLAESVAGRSPDALTPLAADDMPPELRPVALALNGLMRRFEVALTAQRTFVADAAHELRSPLTALKLQLQVAERAGSEEDRRVALARLHERLDRSTHLVRQLLSLARHETALTASQLQTVDLGQLLEAAVADHSALADSREIDLGVVETLPAPVLVQADPDGLQVLLNNLIDNALRYTQQGGRVDLQAALEEGRPLLRVSDNGPGVPRQHHARLFDRFFRPDGNDAWGCGLGLSIVRHIAEHHRADIALADGAAGRGLQVTVRFPQPA encoded by the coding sequence TTGCTGACCATCCGCCGCCAATTGCTGCTCGGTCTGCTGGCGGCCACCTTGCTGTGCGTGCTCGGCGCCGGCATTTCGCTGTTCCGTTCGCTGTTGGAAGAGACCAATGAACTGGCCGATTTGCAGCTGCGCCAGCTGGCCGTGGCCTTGCCCGACGAGTTCGAGCCGCAGACGGGCTCGCCGGCCGCGCAAGAGCCGGAAGAGGCGTTCGTGCTGCAGGCGTGGGGCGAGGATGGCCAGCCCTTGCCCGTCTTGCCGGACCAGCCGGTAATGCCGCGCTATGCACTGGCCGGCTTTGCCGATGTCACGTTGCGCGGCGAAGACTGGCGCCTGTATGGCGAGACACGGCGCGGCCGTTACGTGCAGGTGGCGCAGGCGCAGGCCGTGCGCGACCAGCTGGCCTGGCAAATGACCATGCGTGCCGGCGCGCCCCTGCTGGCGTTCGCGCTGATCCTGGCGCTGCTGATCGTTGTCGTGGTGGGGCGCGCGCTGGCACCGCTGCACCGGCTGGCCGAATCCGTGGCCGGCCGTTCGCCGGACGCACTGACGCCGCTGGCGGCCGACGACATGCCGCCCGAGTTGCGGCCCGTGGCGCTGGCGCTGAATGGCTTGATGCGGCGGTTCGAGGTGGCGCTGACGGCGCAGCGCACCTTTGTCGCCGATGCCGCGCATGAATTGCGTTCGCCGCTGACGGCATTGAAACTGCAGCTGCAGGTGGCCGAGCGGGCCGGCAGCGAGGAAGATCGCCGCGTGGCGCTGGCGCGGCTGCACGAAAGGCTGGACCGCAGCACGCACCTGGTGCGGCAATTGCTCAGCCTGGCGCGCCATGAAACGGCGCTGACGGCCAGCCAGCTGCAAACGGTTGATCTGGGACAGTTGCTGGAAGCGGCCGTGGCCGACCACAGCGCGCTGGCCGACAGCCGTGAAATCGACCTGGGCGTGGTGGAAACGCTGCCGGCCCCGGTGCTGGTGCAGGCTGATCCCGACGGCTTGCAAGTGTTGCTGAATAACCTGATCGATAACGCCTTGCGCTACACGCAGCAGGGCGGCAGGGTCGATTTGCAGGCGGCGCTGGAAGAGGGCCGGCCCCTGCTGCGCGTGTCCGACAACGGCCCCGGTGTGCCGCGCCAGCACCATGCGCGCCTGTTCGACCGCTTCTTCCGTCCCGACGGCAACGACGCCTGGGGCTGCGGCCTGGGCCTGTCCATCGTGCGCCACATCGCCGAGCACCACCGGGCCGATATCGCGCTCGCCGATGGGGCGGCGGGACGGGGCTTGCAGGTGACGGTGCGCTTTCCGCAGCCAGCCTGA